The Streptomyces sp. Je 1-332 genome has a window encoding:
- the upp gene encoding uracil phosphoribosyltransferase: MRIHVVDHPLVAHKLTTLRDKRTDSPTFRRLADELVTLLAYEATRDVRTEQVDIETPVTPTTGVKLSHPRPLVVPILRAGLGMLDGMVRLLPTAEVGFLGMIRDEETLQASTYATRMPEDLSGRQVYVLDPMLATGGTLVAAIQELIKRGADDVTAVVLLAAPEGVEVMERELAGTPVTVVTASVDERLNESGYIVPGLGDAGDRMYGTAE; this comes from the coding sequence ATGCGTATCCACGTCGTCGACCACCCGCTGGTGGCGCACAAACTCACCACGCTGCGCGACAAGCGCACCGACTCACCGACCTTCCGGCGCCTCGCCGACGAGCTGGTCACCCTGCTCGCGTACGAGGCCACCCGGGACGTGCGCACCGAGCAGGTCGACATCGAGACCCCGGTCACCCCGACGACCGGCGTCAAGCTGTCCCACCCGCGCCCCCTGGTCGTGCCGATCCTGCGCGCCGGGCTCGGCATGCTGGACGGCATGGTGCGGCTCCTGCCGACCGCCGAGGTGGGCTTCCTCGGGATGATCCGCGACGAGGAGACCCTCCAGGCGTCGACGTACGCGACCCGTATGCCGGAGGACCTCTCCGGGCGTCAGGTGTACGTCCTGGACCCGATGCTGGCCACCGGCGGCACGCTCGTCGCCGCCATCCAGGAACTGATCAAGCGCGGCGCGGACGACGTCACCGCCGTGGTGCTCCTCGCCGCCCCCGAGGGCGTAGAGGTCATGGAGCGCGAGCTCGCGGGCACGCCGGTGACGGTCGTGACGGCGTCGGTGGACGAGCGGCTCAACGAGAGCGGCTACATCGTGCCGGGGCTCGGCGACGCCGGGGACCGGATGTACGGGACGGCGGAGTAG
- a CDS encoding LytR C-terminal domain-containing protein, translating to MSMLTPPGMGGKYRITGAKYPRMRRPRGRRRLVLAVIASVAGAGLIGWGTLQLIDVFTGGGKATAASSRSDCAARKPGPSAEPAPAALPKPGQIKVNVFNATPRSGLAKDVAAELKKRGFAIGKVDNAPKEYDKKVKGTGMLLGPKSATGTALPVLGTQLAGTESRTDARKGGEVDLIIGSKFKDLAKKEDADKALAVLAKPKPTSPTSNGKKGC from the coding sequence CGTATGCGCCGCCCCCGTGGCCGCCGCAGGCTCGTGCTCGCGGTGATCGCGTCCGTCGCGGGGGCCGGTCTCATCGGCTGGGGAACACTGCAGCTCATCGATGTCTTCACCGGCGGCGGCAAGGCCACGGCGGCGAGTTCGCGCAGCGACTGCGCGGCCAGGAAGCCCGGCCCCTCGGCCGAGCCCGCCCCCGCGGCGCTGCCCAAGCCGGGCCAGATCAAGGTCAACGTCTTCAACGCCACGCCCCGCTCCGGCCTCGCCAAGGACGTCGCGGCCGAGCTCAAGAAGCGCGGCTTCGCCATCGGCAAGGTGGACAACGCCCCGAAGGAGTACGACAAGAAGGTCAAGGGCACCGGGATGCTGCTCGGCCCCAAGTCCGCCACGGGCACCGCGCTGCCGGTCCTCGGGACGCAGCTCGCGGGCACCGAGAGCCGGACGGACGCCCGTAAGGGCGGCGAGGTCGACCTCATCATCGGCTCGAAGTTCAAGGATCTGGCAAAGAAAGAGGACGCCGACAAGGCTCTGGCGGTACTCGCCAAACCCAAGCCGACGTCCCCGACGTCCAACGGCAAGAAGGGCTGCTGA